The following are from one region of the Pleurodeles waltl isolate 20211129_DDA chromosome 4_1, aPleWal1.hap1.20221129, whole genome shotgun sequence genome:
- the LOC138287336 gene encoding zinc finger protein 813-like: protein MACIQEQIQLGDTHNSNKSNECDYHFSYQYHITKHETTHNGQKPYQCPECQKVFSHKSSLIHHVRIHTGHQPFKCSECQKKFTHQSSLTMHLRTHSGQKPYQCTECKKSFSHKSSLIPHKRIHTGEKPYQCSECQKSFSQKITLTHHERTHTGQKPYQCSECWKSFNQKAGLSQHERTHTGQKPYQCSKCKKRFSLRASLLGHESYHMGHKPYQCSECPNTFSQKSSLIQHVRIHTGQKPYQCTECLKTFSRKNYLTHHERTHTGYKPYQCSECQKSFSQKFGLTQHEKTHTGEKPYQCSECWRRFRQKSHLAHHERTHTGQKPYQCTNCQKSFSLKTSLIQHGRIHTG from the coding sequence ATGGCATGTATCCAGGAACAAATCCAACTTGGAGATACACACAACTCGAATAAGAGCAATGAATGTGATTACCACTTCAGTTATCAATACCACATCACTAAACATGAGACAACTCACAATGGACAAAAACCTTATCAGTGTCCTGAATGCCAAAAAGTCTTCAGTCACAAATCTTCTCTCATTCACCATGTAAGAATCCACACTGGGCACCAACCTTTTAAATGCTCTGAGTGCCAAAAAAAGTTCACTCATCAATCTAGTCTTACTATGCATCTGCGAACCCACAGTGGACAAAAACCTTATCAGTGCACTGAGTGTAAAAAAAGCTTCAGTCATAAGAGCAGTCTCATTCCACACAAGAGAATCCACACTGGAGAGAAACCATATCAGTGTTCCGAATGCCAGAAAAGCTTTAGTCAGAAAATAACGCTGACTCAccatgagagaactcacactgggcaaaaaccttatcagtgctctgaatgctggAAAAGCTTCAATCAGAAAGCTGGTCTCTCTCAACATGAGAGGACTCACACTGGgcaaaaaccttatcagtgctctaAATGCAAAAAAAGATTCAGTCTGAGAGCCAGTTTACTTGGACATGAGAGTTACCATATGGGACACAAACCATATCAGTGTTCTGAATGCCCAAACACTTTCAGTCAGAAATCAAGTCTCATTCAACATGTCAGAATCCACACTGGACAAAAACCTTACCAATGCACTGAATGCCTGAAAACCTTCAGTCGCAAAAACTATCTCACTCACCATGAGAGAACACACACTGGGTacaaaccttatcagtgctctgaatgccaaaAAAGCTTTAGTCAGAAATTTGGTCTCACTCAACATGAGAAAACCCACACTGGAgaaaaaccttatcagtgctctgaatgctggAGAAGGTTCAGGCAGAAATCCCATCTCGCTCATCATGAGAGAACCCACACTGGACAGAAACCTTATCAGTGCACCAATTGCCAGAAAAGCTTCAGTCTGAAAACCAGTCTCATTCAACACGGGAGAATACACACCGGATAA